The following are encoded together in the Myxocyprinus asiaticus isolate MX2 ecotype Aquarium Trade chromosome 7, UBuf_Myxa_2, whole genome shotgun sequence genome:
- the grtp1a gene encoding growth hormone-regulated TBC protein 1-A — translation MDHRNGSQSTPQPQLRINVPSTAQERVPSVDPYGFERSDDFDYESYEELMSEYLAVLTRRSIKWSKLLQGRRRVDRNVKIKRYVRKGVPNEHRSLVWMAASGAQEQLDRNPGYYQSLLNSQHDPRLVETIRTDLHRTFPDNVQFRKSADPCLQKALYNVLLAYGHHNKAVGYCQGMNFIAGYLIIITKDEEKSFWLMEALLGRILPDYYTPAMLGLKADQEVLGELVRMKVPAVWQLMQDHGIMWTLVVSRWFICLFIDILPVETVLRIWDCLFYEGSKILFRVAVTLIRHHQMLILQAQNLPDICECFKQITRGAYVDDCHTFMQKIFLEPGSLSMATISKLRETCRARIVSEES, via the exons ATGGATCATCGGAACGGGAGTCAGTCCACTCCACAGCCGCAGCTCCGCATTAATGTGCCCAGCACCGCGCAAGAGAGAGTGCCCAG TGTTGATCCGTATGGATTCGAGCGCTCGGATGACTTTGATTATGAATCCTATGAAGAGCTCATGTCTGAGTACTTGGCAGTGCTCACTAGAAGGTCTATCAAGTGGTCAAAACTGCTGCAGGGGAGAAGGCGTGTGGACAGAAATGTGAAGA TAAAGCGTTACGTACGGAAGGGCGTTCCTAACGAGCATCGTTCACTGGTGTGGATGGCGGCTAGCGGCGCTCAAGAGCAGCTGGACAGAAACCCTGGATATTACCAATCactgctgaacagtcaacatgaCCCCAGACTAGTGGAGACCATCCGGACAG ATCTACACAGAACGTTCCCGGACAACGTTCAGTTCCGTAAATCAGCTGACCCGTGTCTGCAGAAAGCCCTGTATAATGTTCTCTTAGCATATGGACACCATAACAAAGCTGTGGGATACTGTCAG GGTATGAACTTTATTGCAGGATATCTCATCATAATAACTAAAGATGAGGAGAAATCATTCTGGTTAATGGAAGCGCTTCTCGGCAGAATCCTTCCAG ATTACTACACTCCAGCGATGTTGGGTCTGAAGGCGGATCAGGAGGTTTTGGGCGAGCTGGTAAGGATGAAGGTCCCTGCGGTCTGGCAGCTCATGCAGGATCACGGCATCATGTGGACTCTGGTGGTCTCACGCTGGTTTATCTGCCTCTTCATCGACATTCTACCTGTGGAG ACGGTTTTGAGGATCTGGGACTGTCTGTTCTATGAGGGTTCTAAGATTCTGTTCCGTGTGGCTGTGACTCTGATCCGACACCATCAGATGCTCATTCTACAGGCCCAAAACCTGCCCGACATCTGTGAGTGCTTCAAACAGATCACCAGAGGAGCTTACGTGGATGACTGCCACACATTCATGCAG